The following are encoded in a window of Oncorhynchus mykiss isolate Arlee chromosome 11, USDA_OmykA_1.1, whole genome shotgun sequence genomic DNA:
- the LOC118937408 gene encoding perforin-1-like: protein MSSSSLLWCLLVVCVLTVVQIYAAEEPKVLKVFNLRASDLNSGLFQTPDAYVKVFMGSGYGGKTEVKNNNHDPWWKEDFNFFNAIENNPMRLEVYDSDVLFDDLLGTCERSIKIGTWQHQCFLKKGGSLYYSYTLEPLQ, encoded by the exons atgtcctcctcctctctcctgtggtGCCTGCTGGTGGTGTGTGTTCTGACTGTGGTCCAGATCTATGCAGCAGAGGAACCTAAAGTCCTCAAGGTGTTCAACCTCAGAGCCAGCGACCTGAACAGCGGCTTGTTCCAGACCCCTGATGCCTACGTCAAG gTGTTTATGGGCTCCGGCTACGGCGGGAAGACAGAGGTAAAGAACAACAACCATGACCCCTGGTGGAAGGAGGACTTCAACTTCTTCAACGCCATTGAGAACAACCCCATGAGGCTGGAGGTGTACGACAGTGACGTGCTCTTCGACGACCTGCTGGGGACCTGCGAGCGCTCCATCAAGATTGGAACTTGGCAACATCAATGTTTCCTGAAGAAGGGAGGGAGCCTGTACTACTCCTACACCCTAGAGCCTCTACAGTAG